One stretch of Juglans microcarpa x Juglans regia isolate MS1-56 chromosome 3D, Jm3101_v1.0, whole genome shotgun sequence DNA includes these proteins:
- the LOC121255848 gene encoding rust resistance kinase Lr10-like, whose translation MMIISYFFLFVVIFILPTHVQGQNHECADSLRCGGRGPAVRFPFRLKDRHPDHCGFRPGFLLSCTDKNQTVLDLQVSVKLFVENIDYKSQRIQLYHPDRCFPRDIRHLNLSSSPFQFTTDQYHDPLLDYAFFNCSRKKTEEEDYKYSTRISCLSGPTHQVHALAYEDSITRFPLPPCIRIYNVRSIPSDLVSNDVSTICMHWSRSSYEAKGKSKKTKLVTAGAVLGSFLVLLVVFGLQRLYINDMVEKEYRAKIEKFLEDYRNFKPTRYSYADIKKITNQFAEKLGQGAYGTVFKGKLSNQIHVAVKILNNSSEENGEEFINEVGIMGRIHHVNVVRLVGFCADGFRRALVYEFLSNYSLEKFINVKNRFLGWKKLQDIAIGVAKGIEYLHQGCDHQILHFDIKPHNVLLDHNFNPKISDFGLAKLCSKDQSVVSMTTGRGTMGYIAPEVFSRNFGNVSYKADVYSFGMLLLEIVGGKRNVDVTVENTSKVYFPEWIYNLLDQKEELRVFIEDDGDTKIVEKLAIVGLWCIQWHPMDRPSMKLVVQMLEGEGDHKLIMPPNPFASSSPTRIQARKPTTRLGQELEVIPELD comes from the exons ATGATGATCATCTCCTACTTCTTCTTGTTTGTCGTAATTTTCATCTTACCCACCCACGTACAAGGCCAAAATCATGAGTGTGCTGATTCATTACGGTGTGGAGGCCGCGGCCCAGCCGTCCGATTTCCTTTCCGACTTAAAGACCGACACCCAGACCACTGTGGCTTTCGTCCGGGGTTTCTTCTATCCTGCACTGATAAAAACCAAACGGTGCTCGACCTACAGGTTTCAGTAAAACTGTTTGTCGAAAACATTGACTACAAATCTCAGAGAATCCAGTTGTATCATCCTGATCGTTGCTTTCCAAGAGACATTCggcatctcaatttatcttccTCGCCTTTCCAGTTCACAACAGATCAATATCACGACCCTTTACTTGACTATGCCTTTTTCAATTGTTCCCgtaaaaaaacagaagaagaagattatAAATACAGTACTCGGATCTCTTGTCTTAGTGGCCCTACGCACCAAGTTCATGCCTTGGCTTATGAAGATTCCATCACCCGCTTTCCCTTACCTCCTTGTATAAGGATTTATAACGTCAGATCGATTCCATCTGATTTGGTATCCAACGATGTCTCAACTATTTGCATGCATTGGTCCAGATCATCATATGAAGCGAAAG GTAAatcaaaaaaaacaaaactagtCACCGCTG GTGCCGTCCTAGGTTCATTTCTTGTACTACTGGTGGTCTTTGGTCTCCAACGTCTCTATATTAATGATATGGTAGAAAAAGAATATCGGGCAAAGATTGAAAAGTTCTTGGAGGATTATAGAAATTTCAAGCCAACGAGATACTCGTATGCTGATATTAAAAAGATTACAAATCAATTTGCTGAGAAGTTGGGCCAAGGAGCATACGGTACAGTATTCAAAGGAAAACTTTCCAATCAAATTCATGTTGCCGTGAAGATCCTGAACAACAGTTCCGAGGAAAATGGTGAAGAATTCATAAATGAAGTGGGAATAATGGGTAGAATACACCATGTTAATGTGGTTCGCCTTGTTGGCTTTTGTGCTGATGGATTTAGGCGAGCACTAGTTTATGAGTTTTTATCAAATTACTCCCTAGAGAAGTTCATAAATGTCAAGAACCGTTTTCTTGGATGGAAAAAGTTGCAAGATATTGCTATCGGAGTTGCAAAAGGAATTGAATATCTTCACCAAGGAtgtgaccaccaaatcctccatTTTGACATCAAACCCCACAATGTTTTGCTTGACCATAACTTTAATCCAAAAATTTCTGATTTTGGTCTTGCAAAATTGTGTTCCAAGGATCAGAGTGTAGTATCTATGACTACAGGCAGGGGGACCATGGGGTACATTGCACCCGAAGTGTTCTCTAGGAATTTTGGGAATGTGTCATATAAAGCagatgtttatagttttggaaTGTTATTACTTGAAATTGTTGGAGGGAAGAGAAATGTTGATGTCACAGTGGAAAACACTAGCAAGGTTTATTTTCCAGAATGGATTTATAATCTTTTAGACCAAAAAGAAGAGCTAAGAGTCTTTATTGAAGATGATGGAGATACTAAAATTGTAGAGAAACTTGCAATTGTGGGACTCTGGTGCATACAATGGCACCCAATGGATCGCCCTTCCATGAAACTTGTAGTTCAAATGTTGGAAGGAGAAGGAGATCATAAATTAATCATGCCTCCTAATCCTTTTGCTTCCTCAAGCCCGACAAGAATCCAAGCACGGAAGCCTACCACGCGTTTAGGTCAAGAGTTGGAGGTTATCCCAGAATTAGATTAA
- the LOC121256741 gene encoding G-type lectin S-receptor-like serine/threonine-protein kinase At5g24080, whose protein sequence is MTRGVMSLPAGLTAVFVLLILLVHQTCGAKDSDHCATSCGNIHNISYPFRLRDQPANCGHRRYNLSCEDNQAVLYLFAGKYYVQEIDYSNQAIRVVDSGIQKDNYSSIPHYFLNDYNFLASHSQYYLSESDPNTSAVAFLMCEKPMNIPGIYLNKSSCFESGVFSSNSPNLTQSKLAFAYVTYGWTKASDIVDESCQVEQIVWTSEQGLLPDHDQRNFSCTDYHNILAYGFQLRWSNFYCTDMCTGKRVPCSDVGPCIGLPKELFWLYKGFHAILRTLYEAIGEKFLPQTDRGDEVRRQIKRDLYFRDRVLSVQLMIILIDFGLYHGAKVILATPFVLAFLIYKWRRRHLSMYNAVEEFLQKHNDLMPIRYSYSEVKKMTKGFKDKLGEGGYGTVFKGTLRSGRHVAVKMLGKSKANGQEFISEVATIGTIHHVNIVQLIGFCVEGSKRALVYEFMSNGSLNKYIFSQEGRILLSFEKMHDIALGVARGIKYLHEGCEMQILHFDIKPHNILLDEDFTPKVSDFGLARLFSTDDSIVSLTAVRGTLGYMAPELCYQNIGRISYKADVYSFGMLLMDMTGRRRNLNTFADHSSETYFPTCVYDQLSNENGIEIEDSTEEEKKMTKKMIIVALWCIQMKPNDRPSMKKVIEMLEEDIECLQIPPKPFLSLSERYIQLDIEESSNQSWSSIQSSESSQYTQLPMQFK, encoded by the exons atgacGAGAGGTGTCATGTCCCTCCCTGCAGGACTCACCGCCGTTTTTGTTCTACTTATACTGCTAGTCCATCAAACTTGCGGCGCTAAGGACAGTGATCACTGTGCTACCTCCTGCGGCAATATCCACAACATAAGTTATCCGTTTCGATTGAGAGACCAGCCAGCAAACTGCGGCCACCGAAGGTATAATCTATCATGTGAGGACAATCAAGCTGTGCTATACTTATTTGCCGGAAAATATTACGTACAGGAAATTGATTACAGTAACCAAGCAATACGAGTTGTGGACTCGGGTATTCAGAAGGATAATTACTCCTCTATCcctcattattttcttaatgaCTACAATTTCTTAGCATCCCATTCTCAATATTATCTGTCAGAGAGTGATCCGAACACGAGTGCAGTGGCTTTTTTGATGTGTGAAAAACCAATGAATATTCCTGGGATCTATCTGAACAAATCTAGTTGCTTTGAGAGTGGAGTGTTTTCTTCAAACTCTCCTAATTTGACCCAATCCAAGCTGGCGTTTGCTTATGTTACATATGGCTGGACGAAAGCAAGCGATATTGTGGATGAATCATGCCAAGTAGAGCAGATTGTTTGGACATCGGAGCAAGGCCTATTACCAGATCATGATCAAAGAAACTTTTCCTGTACAGACTACCACAACATATTGGCCTATGGTTTTCAGCTTAGATGGTCCAATTTTTATTGTACAGATATGTGTACTGGCAAACGGGTTCCTTGCAGCGACGTGGGACCATGTATTG GACTCCCTAAAGAACTATTTTGGCTATACAAAG GATTCCACGCCATACTACGTACTTTATATGAGG CTATTGGAGAAAAGTTTTTACCACAGACAGACCGCG GAGATGAAGTCCGTCGTCAGATCAAACGTGATTTATATTTTAGGGACAGAG TACTTTCAGTCCAACTAATGATTATTCTCATCGACTTCG GACTATACCATGGAGCAAAAGTTATATTGGCGACTCCATTTGTGCTTGCATTCTTGATATATAAGTGGCGTAGGAGACATTTATCAATGTATAACGCTGTTGAAGAATTTTTGCAAAAACACAATGACCTCATGCCAATAAGGTACTCTTACTCAGAAGTAAAGAAGATGACCAAAGGTTTTAAGGATAAACTGGGTGAAGGTGGTTATGGCACTGTCTTTAAAGGAACACTTCGAAGTGGCCGACATGTAGCCGTAAAAATGTTAGGAAAATCCAAAGCTAATGGCCAAGAATTTATCAGCGAAGTTGCTACCATTGGAACAATTCACCATGTTAATATAGTGCAACTCATTGGCTTTTGCGTTGAAGGATCAAAGCGTGCTCTTGTGTATGAATTCATGTCCAATGGATCTCtcaataaatacattttttcacAAGAAGGAAGAATTCTTCTAAGCTTTGAAAAAATGCATGACATTGCTCTTGGAGTAGCTCGTGGCATTAAATATTTACACGAAGGTTGTGAAATGCAAATTTTGCATTTCGATATCAAGCCTCACAACATTCTTCTCGACGAGGATTTTACACCTAAGGTCTCAGACTTTGGCTTGGCAAGACTTTTTTCAACAGATGATAGCATTGTTTCTTTGACTGCTGTAAGGGGGACATTAGGATACATGGCTCCTGAGTTGTGCTATCAAAATATTGGGCGCATCTCATACAAAGCCgatgtttatagttttggaaTGTTGTTGATGGACATGACAGGTAGACGAAGGAACTTGAATACATTTGCAGATCATTCTAGTGAAACCTACTTCCCTACTTGTGTCTATGACCAATTGAGCAATGAAAATGGCATAGAAATAGAAGATTCCAcagaggaggaaaagaaaatgactaaGAAGATGATCATAGTTGCATTATGGTGTATACAAATGAAGCCTAATGATCGTCCTTCAATGAAAAAAGTCATAGAGATGCTTGAAGAAGACATTGAATGTTTACAAATACCTCCGAAGCCTTTCTTGTCATTATCAGAGAGATACATACAACTGGACATTGAAGAAAGTTCAAATCAGTCTTGGTCATCAATTCAATCAAGCGAATCGAGTCAATATACACAATTGCCAATGCAATTTAAATGA